The following proteins come from a genomic window of Saccharomyces mikatae IFO 1815 strain IFO1815 genome assembly, chromosome: 7:
- the SPC105 gene encoding kinetochore-microtubule binding complex subunit SPC105 (similar to Saccharomyces cerevisiae SPC105 (YGL093W); ancestral locus Anc_6.179): MNLDEEDRSGGKEKDAGPGKSILKQNQSSQMTSSFLENSGIRIPTRIITKNDVLDGNNTTSRINTSNLQSMVKRRVSFAPDVTLHSFTFVPEQDNETKEPRRRKTLINSPTKRSNQEEPLVTSTQIDDARTNEKAVAEEDLDASGMELTEPIVAVPDSNKALQDDLTSMEMTEIFPRSIRLDDPEIRGENSEPSQHTEDVENIREETMELTAMHDVHNYDAISEKTVESKSIDFTASESKPYIPNNIIDSSMKYSNHNMENNNNIEGTSKSLNKMNSSQPMEITEVFHADSLNPVNVPGDNDIGDDSNEMELTQIQTNFDRNSYHSEEFSNGNHTLTYNKRRKIDSISDYDAAVTTPVKNSMYISADNDDGDLEMMEKMSPITFSDVDNKIGTRSNRTSTMETATVDANVRSNTDDRENTGDTDDDEAKNLESMGLPEAGKIEKSDIALPTHAYTLREFIDEVGVGFLDTKLIDDFDKKVNFPLSSSNLIENQRIDSIFSAYYIDIPIIEVEAFRCKELWRSINESKNKFKDFETQIDQSHPPLLFQEYFSSNDKMKQLMRDQLQLVKGYSKLEAAMEWYEWRKKQLNGLHLILTENLNNLKGEYEKLNGEVEKINNIRGKIRRLRESIKEEIRSLKNSPSDSYKPTLMNRIKIEAFKQELMKHSISLSSSDDFTREMRSIKSAIAQKSNDLLALRNEIASIDKKMDKRKMFTRFDLPKLRDNLKILELLTGVRFIKFSRSTLSIEFLQLDGLRVDIDLTTFKNNPLKSMNIINGDDMNHTSSYLFLMLLRNVEIETKESLLSNLFFAMKKWRPLLKYIKLLKLLFPVNLIKTEQQEVILQFKDYDRRNKTAVLYGISFVSFAQGVFSENGEIPMKVHITSQQDYSPSREVLSDRIVRRISGILPSFTKSRIRLEFT, from the coding sequence ATGAATTTAGACGAAGAGGATAGGAGTGGGGGGAAAGAGAAGGACGCAGGGCCAGGAAAAAGCATCCtcaaacaaaatcaaagttCACAAATGACTTCAAGCTTTCTAGAAAATTCAGGTATTCGCATTCCCACCAGGATAATAACAAAGAATGACGTTTTAGATGGTAATAATACAACATCTAGGATCAACACTTCTAATCTGCAAAGTATGGTGAAGAGAAGAGTTTCATTTGCTCCTGATGTTACGTTACACAGTTTTACTTTCGTGCCTGAACAGGATAATGAAACTAAGGAACCTAGGCGTAGGAAAACTTTAATCAACAGTCCTACAAAAAGGTCTAACCAAGAAGAACCACTTGTGACGTCTACTCAAATCGATGATGCCCGTACAAACGAAAAAGCAGTGGCAGAAGAAGATCTCGATGCATCCGGAATGGAATTAACAGAACCTATAGTGGCCGTACCGGATAGCAACAAGGCCTTACAGGATGATCTCACATCAATGGAGATGACGGAAATTTTCCCTCGGAGCATCAGACTAGATGATCCAGAAATAAGAGGAGAGAATAGTGAACCGTCTCAACATACCGAGGATGTTGAAAACATACGAGAGGAAACGATGGAATTGACAGCCATGCATGATGTGCACAACTATGATGCGATCTCAGAGAAAACGGTAGAGAGTAAATCAATAGATTTTACAGCATCTGAGTCTAAGCCGTACATTCCAAACAACATTATAGATAGTTCAATGAAGTACTCTAACCATAATAtggaaaataataataatatagaGGGGACGTCgaaatctttgaataagATGAATTCCTCTCAACCAATGGAAATTACAGAGGTTTTCCATGCTGATTCACTGAACCCTGTCAATGTGCCGGGTGATAATGATATCGGTGATGACAGTAATGAAATGGAACTCACTCAAATACAGACAAATTTTGACCGTAATAGTTACCACAGTGAGGAATTTTCCAATGGAAATCACACATTGACTTATAACAAAAGACGTAAAATAGACTCCATTTCAGATTATGATGCCGCGGTTACCACACCAGTTAAAAATTCAATGTATATTAGCGCGGACAACGATGATGGCGATTTAGAGATGATGGAAAAAATGTCACCAATAACATTTAGTGACGTTGATAATAAGATCGGAACCAGATCTAATCGTACGTCTACGATGGAAACGGCGACTGTGGATGCTAATGTGAGAAGTAACACAGATGACAGAGAAAATACGGGAGATACGGATGATGACGAAGCCAAAAATCTTGAATCGATGGGGCTTCCCGAAGCTGGCAAAATAGAAAAGTCTGATATAGCACTACCCACTCACGCCTATACGCTACGAGaatttattgatgaagTGGGCGTAGGGTTCCTCGATACTAAACTAATAgatgattttgataaaaaagttAATTTCCCGCTCAGCAGTTCCAACTTGATCGAGAATCAAAGGATAGATAGCATATTTTCTGCCTACTACATTGATATACCCATCATAGAAGTGGAAGCCTTCAGATGCAAAGAGCTTTGGAGAAGTATTAATGAATCCAAGAATAAATTTAAGGATTTTGAGACTCAAATTGACCAGTCCCATCCCCCGCTTTTATTTCAagagtatttttcttcgaatgataaaatgaaacaattgaTGAGAGACCAGCTGCAATTGGTCAAAGGATACTCTAAATTGGAAGCAGCGATGGAATGGTATGAAtggagaaagaaacaattaAATGGTTTGCATTTAATTTTGACGGAAAATTTAAATAACTTGAAAGGAGAATACGAAAAATTAAATGgagaagttgaaaagattaacaACATCAGAGGAAAAATACGAAGACTTCGTGAATCAATAAAGGAAGAAATACGATCTTTAAAGAACTCACCGTCTGATTCTTATAAACCTACTTTAATGAACAGAATCAAAATTGAGGCTTTTAAACAAGAACTGATGAAGCATTCTATATCGTTAAGTTCTTCGGATGATTTCACCCGAGAAATGCGTTCTATCAAATCTGCTATTGCTCAGAAATCCAATGATTTATTAGCCTTAAGAAACGAGATTGCCTCtatagataaaaaaatggataAGCGGAAAATGTTCACGCGTTTTGATCTCCCAAAACTACGAGATAATCTCAAGATTTTAGAATTATTAACGGGGGTACgctttatcaaattttccAGATCAACGCTTTCAATTGAGTTTCTTCAACTGGATGGTTTGAGAGTGGATATTGATCTAACAACCTTTAAAAATAATCCTTTAAAGTCTATGAACATTATAAATGGTGACGATATGAACCATACGAGCTCCTATTTATTTCTGATGCTGCTACGGAAtgttgaaattgaaacCAAAGAGAGCCTACTCTCAAACCTTTTCTTTGCCATGAAAAAGTGGAGACCATTattaaaatatataaagtTACTGAAGCTCTTGTTTCCAGTAAATCTCATTAAAACTGAACAACAAGAAGTAATTTTACAGTTCAAGGATTATGATAGGAGAAACAAAACTGCCGTTCTTTACGGTATATCCTTTGTATCATTTGCTCAGGGTGTATTTTCGGAAAATGGCGAAATTCCAATGAAGGTCCACATAACTTCTCAACAAGACTACTCACCGTCACGAGAAGTACTATCCGATAGGATAGTTCGCCGAATTAGTGGCATTCTTCCTTCATTTACTAAAAGTAGAATACGTTTAGAATTTACATAG